Proteins from one Paracoccus aminovorans genomic window:
- a CDS encoding molybdopterin-dependent oxidoreductase, with product MSDQTDSTSIQRDAEAPSGSRRNFLKTTGLSALGAMLGMAVPFERNLSAGFVPVALAQDTGLDLMSGKKGLMVLGDRPLNVETPVHLLDDDVTPYERLFVRMNGLVPQTALDQNAEGWVLTIDGEVETPLELSIDDLKSRFENVTRRLVIECGGNGRAFFQPGTSGNQWTFGAVGCPEWTGVRLADVLKEAGVKDTAVYTGHYGNDVHLSGDEEKEVISRGVPIEKAMEGDAIIVWAMNGEPLSALHGFPLRLIVPGYPASASQKYLNRIWIRDKEHDGAKMTGDSYRIPAYPVAPGTEVPEEDMVVLKEMPVKSIVTFPETGAEVKAGEEVEVRGHAWCGKGDVASVQYSLDFGQTWQEAELEPAANRFAWQRWRAKVTPPQHGYYEVWARAVDQDGIGQPPLSPVWNPRGYANNIQHRIALVAVG from the coding sequence ATGTCCGATCAGACCGATTCCACCTCGATCCAGCGTGATGCCGAAGCCCCGAGCGGATCGCGGCGCAACTTTCTGAAAACGACCGGCCTGTCCGCGCTTGGCGCGATGCTGGGCATGGCCGTGCCTTTCGAGCGCAACCTGTCCGCCGGCTTCGTACCCGTCGCGCTGGCGCAGGACACCGGCCTCGACCTGATGTCGGGCAAGAAGGGGTTGATGGTGCTGGGCGACCGTCCGCTGAACGTGGAAACCCCGGTTCACCTGCTGGATGACGACGTGACGCCCTATGAACGGCTGTTCGTCCGCATGAACGGACTCGTCCCTCAGACCGCGCTTGACCAGAACGCCGAAGGCTGGGTGCTGACCATCGACGGCGAGGTCGAAACGCCGCTGGAACTGTCCATCGACGACCTGAAATCGCGCTTCGAAAACGTCACCCGCAGGCTGGTGATCGAATGCGGCGGCAATGGGCGCGCCTTCTTCCAGCCCGGAACCTCGGGCAACCAATGGACTTTCGGCGCGGTCGGCTGTCCGGAATGGACCGGGGTGCGGCTGGCCGATGTGCTAAAAGAGGCGGGCGTCAAGGACACCGCCGTCTATACCGGCCATTACGGCAACGACGTGCATCTGAGCGGCGACGAAGAGAAGGAGGTCATCTCGCGCGGGGTGCCGATCGAGAAGGCGATGGAGGGGGATGCGATCATCGTCTGGGCGATGAACGGCGAACCCTTGTCGGCGCTGCATGGCTTCCCGCTGCGGCTGATCGTGCCGGGCTATCCGGCCTCGGCCTCGCAGAAATACCTCAACCGGATCTGGATCCGCGACAAGGAGCATGACGGCGCCAAGATGACCGGCGATTCCTATCGCATCCCCGCCTATCCGGTCGCGCCCGGCACCGAAGTCCCCGAAGAGGATATGGTGGTGCTGAAGGAAATGCCGGTGAAATCCATCGTCACCTTCCCCGAGACCGGGGCCGAGGTGAAGGCGGGCGAAGAGGTCGAGGTCCGGGGTCATGCCTGGTGCGGCAAGGGCGACGTGGCATCGGTCCAGTATTCGCTGGACTTCGGCCAGACCTGGCAGGAGGCCGAGCTGGAACCGGCGGCGAACCGCTTTGCCTGGCAGCGCTGGCGGGCCAAGGTGACCCCGCCCCAGCACGGCTATTACGAGGTCTGGGCGCGGGCGGTCGATCAGGACGGCATCGGCCAGCCGCCGCTGTCGCCGGTCTGGAACCCGCGCGGCTATGCCAACAACATCCAGCACCGCATCGCGCTGGTCGCGGTCGGGTAA
- a CDS encoding SDR family NAD(P)-dependent oxidoreductase, with product MTGGLTGMGRAIAVHLAREGAQVHIGARRGAPAELTSALVEEFGDRIRFARLDVRQTESCRRFVAEVLDGRGRVDILVNAAGVYEEAGIAGHSDQVWDDAIDTNLTGTFKMIREVMPAMVRQKWGRIVNIASVAAHQGMALNGAYCASKAGLLGLGRCVALEGAAHGVTCNSVSPTWVETEMLKKFIDAEVAEGAPLAEVRARYEASNPQGKLVQPEEVAALVGYLVSDSARALTMADYQVNAGSLW from the coding sequence GTGACCGGGGGATTGACCGGGATGGGTCGGGCCATCGCCGTGCATCTGGCGCGCGAGGGGGCGCAGGTCCATATCGGGGCGCGCCGCGGGGCGCCGGCCGAACTGACCTCGGCGCTTGTCGAGGAATTCGGCGACCGCATCCGCTTTGCCCGGTTGGACGTGCGCCAGACCGAAAGCTGCCGCCGTTTCGTGGCCGAGGTGCTGGACGGCCGGGGCCGGGTCGATATTCTGGTGAATGCCGCCGGCGTCTATGAAGAGGCCGGGATCGCCGGGCATTCGGACCAGGTCTGGGACGACGCCATCGACACCAACCTGACCGGCACCTTCAAGATGATCCGCGAGGTGATGCCGGCCATGGTGCGGCAGAAATGGGGGCGGATCGTCAATATCGCTTCGGTCGCCGCCCATCAGGGCATGGCGCTGAACGGCGCCTATTGCGCCTCCAAGGCCGGGCTTCTGGGTCTGGGGCGCTGCGTCGCGCTGGAAGGGGCCGCGCATGGCGTGACCTGCAACAGCGTCAGCCCGACCTGGGTCGAGACCGAGATGCTGAAGAAATTCATCGACGCCGAGGTGGCCGAAGGCGCGCCCCTGGCCGAGGTGCGCGCGCGATACGAGGCCTCGAATCCGCAGGGCAAGCTGGTCCAGCCCGAGGAGGTGGCGGCATTGGTCGGCTATCTGGTCAGCGACTCGGCCCGTGCCCTGACCATGGCGGATTATCAGGTCAACGCCGGCTCGCTCTGGTAG
- a CDS encoding dihydrofolate reductase family protein → MAKFVFGMNLSLDGYVDHDAFAPDPVLFGHWTERVRGLTGSLYGRRIYEIMRYWDEDRPEWSPAERDFAEAWRRQPKWVVSRSLASVGPNATLVSDDIAAAIRDLKARQGGEIDVAGPDLARSLTEWGLIDEYRLYFHPVVLGGGKPFFAAPRPPLRLTASDRIGKDAIRLTYVPA, encoded by the coding sequence ATGGCGAAATTCGTCTTCGGAATGAACCTGTCGCTGGACGGCTATGTCGATCACGACGCCTTCGCCCCCGATCCCGTGCTGTTTGGACACTGGACCGAACGGGTGCGCGGCCTGACCGGCAGCCTCTACGGCCGCCGCATCTATGAAATCATGCGCTATTGGGACGAGGACCGTCCCGAATGGTCCCCGGCGGAGCGCGATTTCGCCGAAGCCTGGCGGCGCCAGCCGAAATGGGTGGTCTCGCGCTCGCTGGCATCGGTCGGTCCCAACGCCACGCTTGTTTCCGACGACATCGCGGCGGCGATCCGCGACCTGAAGGCGCGGCAGGGCGGAGAGATCGACGTCGCCGGGCCCGATCTGGCGCGAAGCCTGACCGAATGGGGCCTGATCGACGAATACCGGCTGTATTTCCACCCGGTGGTGCTGGGCGGTGGCAAGCCGTTCTTCGCCGCGCCCCGCCCGCCGCTTCGCCTGACCGCAAGCGACCGAATCGGCAAGGACGCGATCAGGCTGACATACGTGCCTGCGTGA
- a CDS encoding nuclear transport factor 2 family protein, giving the protein MDANGKTTREIVERFHDAFENHRPDALDALIGEGCILENTGPAPDGARYQGREACLEFWKGIAASANLAFTAEEIWAGADRGIIRWRLSWGKGEADHIRGVNIMRVQNGRITEAFGYVKG; this is encoded by the coding sequence ATGGACGCGAATGGCAAAACGACCCGCGAGATCGTCGAACGCTTTCACGATGCGTTCGAGAACCACCGCCCCGACGCCCTCGACGCGCTGATCGGCGAAGGCTGCATCCTGGAAAACACCGGCCCCGCCCCCGACGGTGCGCGCTACCAGGGCCGCGAGGCCTGCCTGGAGTTCTGGAAAGGCATCGCCGCATCGGCCAACCTGGCCTTCACCGCCGAGGAAATCTGGGCCGGCGCGGACCGCGGCATCATCCGCTGGCGGCTGTCCTGGGGCAAGGGCGAGGCCGATCACATACGCGGGGTCAACATCATGCGCGTCCAGAACGGCAGGATCACCGAGGCGTTCGGATATGTGAAAGGATAG
- a CDS encoding GlxA family transcriptional regulator, whose translation MHRVVFILYPGFELLDMAGPASVFNGANRALGQVGRAPLYQILLASPTGGDTASSSGISVQTARLDELRGQRLGTLLIVGAESGPLQAAMADPDLRGALPGLTAQAERFGSVCSGGMVLAGLGLLDGCRVATHWDACAPFQAHFPGVSVDPEALYVRDGRLWTSAGVTTGIDMALAMVACDLNAGVAAEVAQRLVLYARRPGHQSQFSPLLSAQARGDSPFADLIGWIQANLHAPLDVPALAARAGLTERSFHRKFTAATGQTPAHFVETLRLDAARMLLSRGLSLKQVSAQVGLFPTARFSRLFQRRFGITPGTYGEMHRVEG comes from the coding sequence ATGCACCGGGTCGTCTTCATCCTCTATCCAGGGTTCGAACTGCTGGACATGGCCGGTCCCGCATCCGTCTTCAACGGCGCGAACCGCGCTCTGGGGCAGGTTGGCAGGGCGCCGCTCTACCAGATCCTGCTGGCCTCGCCGACGGGTGGCGATACCGCCAGCAGCAGCGGAATATCCGTGCAGACCGCGCGCCTGGATGAATTGCGCGGGCAACGGCTCGGCACGCTGCTGATCGTCGGCGCCGAAAGCGGACCGCTGCAGGCGGCGATGGCCGACCCGGACTTGCGCGGGGCGCTGCCCGGATTGACGGCGCAGGCCGAGCGGTTCGGTTCGGTCTGCTCGGGCGGGATGGTTCTGGCCGGCCTGGGGCTGCTGGATGGCTGCCGGGTCGCGACGCATTGGGATGCCTGCGCCCCCTTCCAGGCGCATTTCCCCGGCGTCAGCGTCGATCCCGAGGCGCTTTATGTCCGGGACGGCCGGCTCTGGACCTCGGCCGGGGTGACCACCGGCATCGACATGGCGCTGGCCATGGTCGCCTGCGACCTGAATGCAGGTGTCGCCGCCGAGGTGGCGCAGCGGCTGGTGCTTTATGCGCGCAGGCCGGGCCATCAGTCGCAGTTCAGCCCGCTGCTGTCGGCGCAGGCCAGGGGCGACAGCCCCTTCGCGGATCTGATCGGCTGGATCCAGGCCAACCTGCACGCCCCCTTGGATGTCCCGGCCCTGGCCGCCCGCGCCGGGCTGACCGAGCGCAGCTTCCACCGCAAGTTCACCGCCGCCACCGGCCAGACCCCGGCGCATTTCGTCGAGACCCTGCGGCTGGATGCGGCGCGCATGTTGCTGTCGCGCGGTTTGTCCCTGAAGCAGGTTTCCGCGCAGGTGGGGCTGTTCCCGACCGCAAGGTTCTCGCGCCTGTTCCAGAGGCGCTTCGGCATTACGCCCGGAACCTATGGCGAGATGCATCGTGTCGAGGGGTAG